A genomic region of Miscanthus floridulus cultivar M001 chromosome 3, ASM1932011v1, whole genome shotgun sequence contains the following coding sequences:
- the LOC136545490 gene encoding uncharacterized protein, whose translation MEASLDVWDWEVLPDNRSFSMSRDGKNLDDQETEEHDLLPPSEDVDVHVPVDECKDIGVVTDETKPVPSVVADLMASDDGGEEEKKAFQSLPDAKETAADADNDKFAQEDEEEDMKKEDSNDDKVRPPQCVVFSVGKLKVNGIGALCSFGVAAATVCIFLIGGRPQHHHRQQEQQKIQLQFYGDDKRIQQVVQQTSRLNQAMSSVMGAGGASTRANISFGGFYDGF comes from the exons ATGGAAGCAAGCCTGGATGTGTGGGACTGGGAGGTCCTGCCAGACAACAGGAGCTTCTCGATGAGCCGTGACGGCAAGAATCTTGATG ATCAAGAAACAGAGGAACATGATCTGCTGCCTCCGTCAGAAGACGTTGATGTGCATGTGCCTGTCGACGAGTGCAAGGACATCGGCGTTGTGACTGATGAGACCAAACCAGTGCCCAGTGTTGTTGCCGATCTGATGGCCTCTGACGACGGAGGCGAGGAAGAGAAGAAGGCCTTCCAGAGCCTCCCTGATGCCAAGGAgaccgccgccgacgccgacaacgacaagtttgctcaagaggatgaagaagaagatatgaAGAAGGAGGACAGCAACGACGACAAGGTGCGGCCGCCGCAGTGCGTGGTGTTCAGCGTGGGGAAGCTGAAGGTGAACGGGATCGGCGCGCTGTGCTCGTTCGGGGTCGCGGCCGCCACCGTCTGCATCTTCCTCATTGGCGGCAGGCCGCAGCATCACCACCGGCAGCAGGAGCAGCAGAAGATCCAGCTGCAGTTCTACGGCGATGATAAG AGGATCCAGCAAGTGGTGCAGCAGACATCGAGGCTGAACCAGGCGATGTCGTCGGTGATGGGGGCAGGAGGAGCTTCCACGAGGGCCAACATATCCTTCGGTGGCTTCTACGATGGATTCTGA